Proteins found in one Nostoc sp. NIES-3756 genomic segment:
- a CDS encoding exopolysaccharide biosynthesis protein, with protein MAVHINSRQIRLSFSQEIKSLLQRLAEQHLTLGDILAETSERGFSLVIALLVLPFLFPMPPGAAGPFGAACLILSVQMVLGRRSPWLPKKIARYKFPRPFAQFLLQNLRRVTKVVEKIARPRLGKIAHHPLTWRINGFCISWLTILLMSPIPLTNPIPTVGILLLAIATIESDGLLICVSYIVTTLITAMFGFIAYGLWLAPSILPSIFK; from the coding sequence GTGGCAGTTCACATCAACTCACGCCAAATACGTTTAAGCTTTTCCCAAGAAATTAAGTCACTGCTGCAACGGTTAGCCGAACAGCACCTGACACTTGGTGACATTTTGGCGGAAACTTCAGAACGAGGTTTTAGTTTAGTCATTGCGTTACTAGTTTTGCCTTTCTTGTTTCCTATGCCTCCAGGAGCAGCCGGGCCTTTTGGTGCTGCTTGTTTGATATTATCGGTACAAATGGTTTTGGGTAGACGATCGCCTTGGCTACCCAAAAAAATCGCTCGCTATAAGTTTCCCCGTCCTTTTGCCCAATTTCTTCTGCAAAATCTGCGGCGTGTCACCAAAGTTGTAGAGAAAATAGCCCGTCCCCGGTTAGGGAAAATCGCTCATCATCCTTTAACTTGGCGTATTAATGGGTTCTGTATCTCTTGGTTGACAATACTACTCATGTCACCCATTCCTTTAACTAACCCGATTCCCACTGTAGGTATTTTATTACTAGCGATCGCCACAATTGAATCTGATGGTTTATTAATTTGTGTTAGCTATATCGTCACTACTTTAATTACAGCCATGTTTGGATTTATTGCTTATGGCCTATGGTTAGCTCCTAGCATTTTGCCATCTATATTTAAGTAA
- a CDS encoding lipid kinase — translation MSLRALLLVNRHARQGQARLLEAINHLKSFNFQLIEESTEHPKHLHQIIHKYKDQVDLVIVGGGDGTLNAVVDALVETQLPLGILPLGTANDLARTLGISNSLPEACRTIAQGELRRIDLGWVNGKHFFNVASMGLSVKITRQLTKEIKRRWGVLAYAVTALQVIWKSRRPFSAEIRTKDRVFRVRTVQIAVGNGRYYGGGMAIVPDASIDDQRLDLYSLEINHWWEIITLLPAMRNGRHIHRQNVRALHGREFEIYTQKPRAINTDGEITTYTPAKFSVIPKAIAVLVPPV, via the coding sequence ATGTCTCTCCGCGCACTTTTATTAGTAAATCGGCACGCCCGCCAAGGGCAAGCACGCCTACTGGAAGCAATTAATCATTTAAAATCATTTAATTTTCAGTTAATTGAAGAATCTACAGAACATCCTAAACATCTTCATCAAATTATACATAAGTATAAAGATCAAGTTGATTTAGTAATAGTTGGAGGCGGCGATGGTACTTTAAATGCCGTCGTCGATGCTTTAGTAGAAACTCAATTACCCTTGGGAATTTTACCACTAGGAACTGCTAACGACTTAGCCAGAACTTTAGGAATTTCTAACTCATTACCTGAAGCTTGTAGAACAATTGCCCAAGGAGAATTAAGACGTATTGATTTAGGCTGGGTAAATGGTAAACACTTTTTCAACGTTGCTAGTATGGGATTAAGTGTAAAAATTACCCGTCAACTTACTAAAGAAATTAAGCGTCGCTGGGGCGTATTAGCTTATGCTGTGACAGCTCTGCAAGTTATTTGGAAATCTCGTCGTCCCTTTAGTGCAGAAATACGTACTAAAGATAGAGTTTTTCGTGTCAGAACCGTACAAATTGCCGTCGGTAACGGACGCTATTATGGTGGTGGTATGGCCATAGTTCCCGATGCTAGTATTGATGACCAAAGACTAGACCTTTATAGTTTAGAAATTAATCATTGGTGGGAAATTATCACCTTATTACCAGCAATGAGAAATGGGCGACATATTCATAGACAAAACGTTCGTGCTTTACATGGAAGAGAGTTTGAAATTTACACACAAAAACCACGCGCCATCAATACCGACGGTGAAATTACAACCTACACCCCTGCAAAGTTCAGCGTTATTCCTAAAGCTATAGCCGTATTAGTTCCGCCAGTGTAG